GATGGCCATCGGCACCGCGCTGTGCATGGTGGCTTCGCTCACGGTGCTTCCCGCGGTCTTGAACTTGCTCAACCAGTTCGGGTGGAGCATGACGAGGAAGCGGAAGGCCGACCTCATCCGCAAAGCCGAGTTGCCTCCAGTCGGGGGTTCTTAATTTCTTCTACCACTGGCCCCTCCGTTTGTTAGGTCGGACTGCTCAGGTCGCTGTAAAACGTAAGAGCGTTGCGATCCGGCGCGACGTATGTCCTGGGTACCAAGAATGGGGTTCGTCTTTTTGAACATAGAGATTCGAGTGGTTCAAGGCAGGCGTGTTCGTGGGCCACACCTGAGCTACGCTGGTTCAACCGGAGTTGGTTTACAAGGCAGTAAGGGTCAGTTGAAACAAGTGCACGAGCGGCGATGACCGATTCCATCGGAGAGGCCAAAGCAGCACAGGAGTCTCACCTTTACCTTCAAAAAAGGGGACTATACAAGCTGTAGGCACTTCCTCGCATGAGTCCCCGAAGCCGAAGCCCAGAACCCGCAGGGTTCAAAGAGATTAGCCGGGGCGTGGAGCGCAGCGACACCCCCGGTCTGTCGGCCCCCTATTCGATAGCACCCTGAAAGGCGTGCCACCCGTCGGCGAACGGACTGACCAACTGATTAGGTTCTGTGAGGAGTGGTGGCGCACGTCTCAGAAGCCGGTGGCATCGCTCCGCGATGCTCGGTACTTACAACAGTTCCGGGGGTGCGAGCACCCCCGGCTAAATCTCTTTGAACCCTGCGGGTTCGGGCTCTGCCGGCAAAGCGAGAGACGCCGGCGTTGCCGAGCTTGCCTGGTCCCCACTTTTGGAGGTAAAGAGGAGACAGGGGTGCCGCACTCCATAAGGTCAAGCGCCTCGCGAAGCGTTTTGGTGTTGATCCTGAAGCGGTCCGATGAGGTTTATCGCTCGATGGTCCTGTAACTCTCTGTAAGCATCACTCACAAGTTCCTCGACCAAGTGTTAGAATCCCACAGGGATTCCGCCTCAAAGCCCAGGGTTGGCGCGAAGCAGGAGCGCCTACCCTGGGTTAGTCGTCGTTTTCCGGCCAACCCCATCGTGGGTTGCGGATCGGAGCTCAGACTACAAATGCCGGCTGCGACCACGGATGTCTCGGATGGCACGGATGGAAAATGACGGGGAGCCCCACCGTGAGGACTGGAGGGCACAATTGACGCTCACACAGACATTGAAATACGCTCCCTTGTCAACTCGGTCTTGACCAAAAGTGCAGCTCCAGGCCACCGTGACTCATGACTACGATCGCTCGACGGAGGCATTTACTTCGAACCATTCACGCCCTGAGCCTTGGATTGATTTCACTCCTGTTGGCGGGATGCGGCTCCATCTCCAAGATCCAACCCTCGACGGAAGGTCAGTCTACGGATTTGACCAAATACTCCCGAGTCGTTGTGGCGTCCTTTGAGGACAAGGTGAGTGAGAAAGCGAAGGATCCAGAGGTCCAAGCCCGACGACGGACCGGCGTCGGACGCTTTCGTGAACTGCTAGCTCTCGAGCTCCGATCATCAGGCGCCTTTGCGCACTTTTCCACCGAGGCCTCAACCGAGCCCAATACCCTGCTCATCGGTGGGACGGTAACTCGGTATGTCGAAGGAAGCGGCTTCGCCCGCCTGGCCATTGGAATGGGCGCCGGAAATGCCTACTTCGATGCGACAGTGGAGATCCGCGATGCGGCCACCAAGCAGCTGCTGGGGACTGTCGTGGTGGACCGCAATAGCTGGGGCGGCGGCGGAGTTTTCTCGATGTCGCAGACCTTGGATAACTTCATGAACGAGGCGGCCAAGAATGTCTCCGCGCAGATCGTAGCGGCCAAGACCGTCGGACGCTTTACGCCGCCCAAGAACACGCGCCCTCGCTAAATCGATTTTCGGTGGTCACTGCCACCGAGACTCCGCTACGCCTGTCCGACAGCGCCGGCTCAAATCCCTTCAACAGGGTCTTTGGAATTCCCGACTTCGTGGGGTTTGGACAAAAGCGGTAGAGAGCTCTCATCTTTACCTCCCAAAATGGGGACTAGACAAGTTGGGCCTTACAGCACCTGCTCACCTTGGTCTTAGCGGGTCCGAACCCGCAGGGTTCATAGACATTAGACGGGGGTGCTCGCCCCCCCCGGAACCGATAAAAATACGGAGCATCGCGCAGCGATGCCACCGGCTTCGGAGGTTGTCGCCCCCCCCACTCAAGGAACAAAATCCGTTCCGGAGTCCACTGGCCGACGGGTGGCACGCCTTTCAGGGTGCCGTTCAATAGGGGGCGGTAGACCGGGGGTGTCGCTGCGCTCCACGCCCCGGCTAATCTCTTTGAACCCTGCGGGTTCTCGGCCGCGGAATCAGGAACTCCCCCGAAGAAGTGAGGATCTCCGACATCTTGTCTACTCCGCATTTTTGGAGGTAAAGATGAGAGAGGGCTACCGCTCTTTATACCGGCGGAGTCGACCCCTCAACATGTCGCAGCCAGAAAGCGAGGAACCCACGCCTATGGAAGTTCAATCCCCGATGATTTTGACCAGCACGCGCTTCCGGCGTCGGCCATCGAATTCACCGTAGAAGATCTGTTCCCACGGTCCCAGATCCAGAACCCCTTGCGTGATGGCGACTACGACCTCTCGTCCCATGATCTGACGCTTCAGGTGAGCGTCGGCATTGTCTTCGCCGGTGCGATTGTGATGGTATTGAGCCACCGGCTCGTGCGGGGCCAATTTCTCGAGCCACACGTCATAGTCGTGGAGCAGACCATCCTCGGCGTCGTTGATGTAGACGCTGGCGGTGATATGCATCGCGTTCACCAGGCAGAGACCTTCCTTCACCCCCGATTGCTTGACTAGCTTCTCAACCGTCGGAGTGATGTTCAGATATCCGCGCCGTTCCGGCACATCGAACGGGAGGTATTCGGTCAGCGATTTCATGTCGGAAGGAAAGCCGATTTCCAGCCCGGCACGCCAGCCTTTCGGGACGGATTGTTTGCGACTCTGGACCTTCTGACGTCAGTAAACCTAAAACCGGGAATACCTTAACCACGGATTTCACGGATGACACGGATCAAGACCAGGTTGTGACATTTCCTAACGGGACGATCGCAGTTCCGTTCAGAGTGATGAGGAGGTCCGTTCAAATCCTTGTCCATCCGTGCGATCCGCGAAATCCGTGGTTAGAACTTCCGTCTTCAGGATGAACATTTCGGACCTATCGTTCCTCTCGGAACAAGTGATGAAGCTCTACTCGGTAAAGCATCGATGTCGCTTATCTCCCACATCGCGACATCCAGAAAGCAACCAGCGGCGGCGTCCCGGGCTCATTCGGGTGGCTTGCGGGCGAGGTTCGACGTGAAGGACGCCAGCGCTACGCCACAGGAAATAGTTTTCACCCTCAAGTATTCCCGTTGCTAGGGTGGACTGCCCAGGTCGCTGTAAAACGTGAGAGCGTTGCGATCCGGGTCGTAGAGCGAGAACTCACGCGTATGCCATGGGGTAATGCGGACGCCATCGGCGCTGCACTCGACGCCGCGTTGCTGATACTCGCGGAAGACGGCATCGGGTTCGTCGACCT
Above is a window of Verrucomicrobiales bacterium DNA encoding:
- a CDS encoding YjbQ family protein, translating into MKSLTEYLPFDVPERRGYLNITPTVEKLVKQSGVKEGLCLVNAMHITASVYINDAEDGLLHDYDVWLEKLAPHEPVAQYHHNRTGEDNADAHLKRQIMGREVVVAITQGVLDLGPWEQIFYGEFDGRRRKRVLVKIIGD
- a CDS encoding DUF4410 domain-containing protein — encoded protein: MTTIARRRHLLRTIHALSLGLISLLLAGCGSISKIQPSTEGQSTDLTKYSRVVVASFEDKVSEKAKDPEVQARRRTGVGRFRELLALELRSSGAFAHFSTEASTEPNTLLIGGTVTRYVEGSGFARLAIGMGAGNAYFDATVEIRDAATKQLLGTVVVDRNSWGGGGVFSMSQTLDNFMNEAAKNVSAQIVAAKTVGRFTPPKNTRPR